Proteins co-encoded in one Uloborus diversus isolate 005 chromosome 9, Udiv.v.3.1, whole genome shotgun sequence genomic window:
- the LOC129229701 gene encoding uncharacterized protein LOC129229701, whose translation MKGHSQAIKGLMNQEDHDVGFPFSDVQKNDNFEVKMVCAHNDSQIKALKVKNIIAGKGGKEIENVRNWPLDLQASKREKSMKMSEVAIKPKRVSWKAKFKKWFKRFKSGDKENEGKMNQTNYQVDLPLSSDVQNNDDDETKMEIHQRESQLKDQKIENIDERSDDKATDMHVSQPDNKVKFDGWPSFDCRNYNIAKGKIHFVQKNSQVKEVKIENLIMSGDDKAVVNIRKSPPVLQANEREMSLKINDVKTKPKSVSLKIKLEKWLRRFKREDKEFQGHISQSKHEDGLTSSDIKTNDDAELKINYGQTDTKMKAEKLEQITMKGSDKEFERCTTQPRYEDGLSSSDIQNNEDAERIMKYAQTYLQMVVEKLEKIPLKSDNKKSEGDICHTDYEVELQSSCMQRNEDAKNKMNCSQTDPQIKSEKLENISVENDDRDTEENMSLLGYEVMLSSSHIQSNDDAKGKMKYGQTDSQMMAEKHENIANESDDEEFEGCTIQQKYEVGMSSSDIQNNEDTERNMNYAPTDLQMVTEKLEKISLKSESKKREGDICHTDYEVELQSSCMQRNEDAKNKMNCSQTDPQIKSEKLENISVENDDIDTEENMSLLGYEVMLSSAHIQSNDDAKGKMKCGQTDSQMMAEKHENIANESDDEEFEGCTIQQKYEVGMSSSDIQNNEDTERNMNYAPTDLQMVTEKLEKISLKSESKKSERDICHTDYEVELHSFCMQGNDDAKKKMNYSQTDPQMVTEKLENISEENDDRDTEENMSQLDYKVMLSSSHIETNDDAKRKMKYGQTDSQNTPIKSDDDEFEGHMIQQKYEVGMSSSDIQNNEDAERNMNYAPIDQMMTEKLEKIPLKSESKKNVVDICHTDYEVGLQSSCMQRNDDDKKKMSYSQTDPRMKPEKLENITMENDDRDAEENMSLLDYEVMLSSSHIQSNDDAKRKMKYGQTDSQMMAEKYENITNKSDDEEFEACTIQQKYEVGMSFSDVLNNEDAERNMNYAPTDLQMVTEELEKIPLKSESKKNVVDICHTDYEVGFQSSCMQRNDDDKKKMSYSQTDPRMKPEKLENITMENDDRDTEENMSLLDYEVMLSSSHIQSNDDAKRKMKYGQTDSQMMAEKYENITIKTDDEEYEGCRIQQKYEVGMSSSDIQNNEDAERNINYARTDLQMIAKEFKNITLKSDNNEIEGNMRNPDHKAWLPSSDIHINYADDKKMDSVQRDPQMKAPKLKNIAIKSIDEESEMHACKPEYEFGFFGSSSSDIQSYNTAEENVDLVQRDSQVKTQTVENIIARDDGERVASFEPWTLDWQEAEQEISRKINEVPIKQKRVSWKTKLEKRFKR comes from the coding sequence atGAAGGGTCACAGTCAAGCAATTAAAGGTCTCATGAACCAGGAAGATCATGATGTTGGATTCCCGTTTTCAGATGTCCAGAAGAacgataattttgaagttaaaatggTCTGTGCTCATAATGACTCTCAAATAAAAGCACTTAAAGTCAAAAATATCATTGCTGGAAAAGGTGGTAAAGAAATTGAAAACGTTAGAAATTGGCCATTGGACTTGCAGGCAAGTAAacgagaaaaaagcatgaaaatgaGTGAAGTTGCAATAAAACCAAAAAGAGTTTCATGgaaagccaaatttaaaaaatggttcaaaagatTTAAAAGTGGCgataaagaaaatgaagggaagatGAACCAAACTAATTATCAAGTCGACTTGCCTCTCTCTTCTGATGTCCAGAACAATGACGATGATGAAACGAAAATGGAAATTCATCAAAGAGAATCGCAATTGAAagatcaaaaaattgaaaatattgatgAGAGAAGTGACGATAAAGCAACTGACATGCACGTAAGCCAACCAGATAATAAAGTTAAATTCGATGGGTGGCCATCTTTTGATTGCCGGAATTACAACATTGCTAAAGGGAAAATTCATTTCGTACAAAAGAATTCCCaagtaaaggaagtaaaaatcgaaaaCCTCATCATGAGTGGTGATGACAAAGCAGTTGTAAACATTAGAAAATCGCCACCTGTCCTGCAAGCAAATGAACGAGAAATGAGCTTGAAAATCAATGACGTTAAGACCAAACCAAAAAGTGTTTCTTTGAAAATCAAACTAGAAAAATGGCTTAGAAGGTTTAAAAGGGAAGATAAAGAATTTCAAGGTCACATTAGCCAGTCAAAACATGAAGACGGATTGACATCATCTGATATCAAAACTAATGACGATGCTGAACTAAAAATTAACTATGGTCAAACAGATACTAAAATGAAGGCTGAAAAACTTGAACAGATAACAATGAAAGGTAGCGATAAAGAATTCGAAAGGTGCACGACCCAGCCGAGGTATGAAGATGGGTTGTCATCTTCTGATATTCAGAACAACGAAGATGCTGAAAGGATAATGAAATATGCACAAACCTATCTTCAAATGGTGGTAGAAAAACTCGAAAAGATCCCTTTGAAAAGTGACAATAAAAAAAGTGAGGGGGACATCTGTCACACAGATTACGAAGTCGAGTTGCAATCTTCCTGTATGCAGAGAAACGAAGatgctaaaaataaaatgaactgtaGTCAAACAGATCCCCAAATTAAAtcagaaaaacttgaaaatatcagtGTGGAAAATGACGATAGAGACACTGAAGAAAACATGAGTCTACTAGGTTATGAAGTCATGTTGTCATCTTCTCATATCCAAAGTAACGACGATGCTAAAGGGAAAATGAAATACGGTCAAACAGATTCTCAAATGAtggcagaaaaacatgaaaatatcgCTAATGAAAGTGACGATGAAGAGTTTGAAGGGTGCACGATTCAGCAGAAGTATGAAGTCGGGATGTCATCTTCTGATATTCAGAATAACGAAGACACCGAAAGAAACATGAACTATGCTCCAACCGATCTTCAAATGGTGACAGAAAAACTTGAAAAGATCTCTTTGAAAAgtgaaagtaaaaaaagggagggggacaTCTGTCACACAGATTACGAAGTCGAGTTGCAATCTTCCTGTATGCAGAGAAACGAAGatgctaaaaataaaatgaactgtaGCCAAACAGATCCCCAAATTAAAtcagaaaaacttgaaaatatcagtGTGGAAAATGACGATATAGACACTGAAGAAAACATGAGTCTACTAGGTTATGAAGTCATGTTGTCATCTGCTCATATCCAGAGTAACGACGATGCTAAAGGGAAAATGAAATGCGGTCAAACAGATTCTCAAATGAtggcagaaaaacatgaaaatatcgCTAATGAAAGTGACGATGAAGAGTTTGAAGGGTGCACGATTCAGCAGAAGTATGAAGTCGGGATGTCATCTTCTGATATTCAGAATAACGAAGACACCGAAAGAAACATGAACTATGCTCCAACCGATCTTCAAATGGTGACAGAAAAACTCGAGAAGATCTCTTTGAAAAGTGAAAGTAAAAAAAGTGAGAGGGACATCTGTCACACAGATTACGAAGTCGAGTTGCATTCTTTCTGTATGCAGGGAAACGATGATGctaaaaagaaaatgaactatAGTCAAACAGATCCCCAAATGGTAacagaaaaacttgaaaatatctccGAGGAAAATGACGATAGAGACACTGAAGAAAACATGAGTCAACTAGATTATAAAGTCATGTTGTCATCTTCTCATATCGAGACTAACGACGATgctaaaaggaaaatgaaatatgGTCAAACAGATTCTCAAAATACCCCTATCAAAAGTGATGATGACGAATTTGAAGGGCACATGATTCAGCAGAAGTATGAAGTCGGGATGTCATCTTCTGATATTCAGAATAACGAAGACGCTGAAAGAAACATGAACTATGCTCCAATCGATCAAATGATGACAGAAAAACTCGAAAAGATCCCTTTAAaaagtgaaagtaaaaaaaatgtggtgGACATCTGTCACACAGATTACGAAGTCGGGTTGCAATCTTCCTGTATGCAGCGAAACGACgatgataaaaagaaaatgagCTATAGTCAAACAGATCCCCGAATGAAAccagaaaaacttgaaaatatcacTATGGAAAATGACGATAGAGACGCTGAAGAAAACATGAGTCTACTAGATTATGAAGTCATGTTGTCATCTTCTCATATCCAGAGTAACGACGATgctaaaaggaaaatgaaatacgGTCAAACAGATTCTCAAATGATGGcagaaaaatacgaaaatatcACTAATAAAAGTGACGATGAAGAATTCGAAGCGTGCACGATTCAACAGAAGTATGAAGTTGGGATGTCGTTTTCTGATGTTCTGAATAACGAAGACGCTGAAAGAAACATGAACTATGCTCCAACCGATCTTCAAATGGTGACAGAAGAACTCGAAAAGATCCCTTTGAaaagtgaaagtaaaaaaaatgtggtgGACATCTGTCACACAGATTACGAAGTCGGGTTTCAATCTTCCTGTATGCAGAGAAACGACgatgataaaaagaaaatgagCTATAGTCAAACAGATCCCCGAATGAAAccagaaaaacttgaaaatatcacTATGGAAAATGACGATAGAGACACTGAAGAAAACATGAGTCTACTAGATTATGAAGTCATGTTGTCATCTTCTCATATCCAGAGTAACGACGATgctaaaaggaaaatgaaatacgGTCAAACAGATTCTCAAATGATGGcagaaaaatacgaaaatatcACTATTAAAACTGACGATGAAGAATATGAAGGGTGCAGGATCCAGCAGAAGTATGAAGTCGGGATGTCATCTTCCGATATTCAGAATAACGAAGACGCTGAAAGGAACATTAACTATGCTCGAACCGATCTTCAAATGATAGCAAAAGaattcaaaaatatcactttGAAAAGTGACAATAATGAAATTGAAGGAAACATGAGAAATCCAGATCATAAAGCCTGGTTGCCATCTTCTGATATTCACATCAATTACGCTGATGATAAAAAAATGGACTCTGTGCAAAGAGATCCTCAGATGAAGGCCCCAAAGCTCAAAAATATTGCTATAAAAAGTATCGATGAAGAAAGTGAAATGCACGCGTGCAAGCCAGAATATGAATTTGGATTTTTCGGGTCGTCATCTTCAGATATCCAGAGTTACAACACTGCTGAAGAAAACGTTGACTTAGTTCAAAGAGATTCTCAAGTAAAGACACAAACAGTGGAAAATATTATCGCGAGAGATGATGGTGAAAGAGTTGCAAGTTTTGAACCTTGGACATTGGACTGGCAAGAAGCTGAACAAGAAATAAGCAGGAAAATAAATGAAGTtccaattaaacaaaaaagagttTCATGGAAAACCAAGTTAGAAAAACGGTTTAAAAGGTAA